One genomic segment of Garra rufa chromosome 13, GarRuf1.0, whole genome shotgun sequence includes these proteins:
- the LOC141283623 gene encoding uncharacterized protein — MEFIKEESEDMRIEETFRVKDTETQTDLMALKVESQVLNEMEENYGFINGEKTFSCSQTEKIYSIKRALKTEDKPYTWRFTQPGNLDGHMSVHTREKPYACQQCGKHFSQKGSLKIHVLMHTGEKPFTCQQCGRSFNRKGNLHFHMRVHTGERLLTCQQCGVSFTQKESFNKHMRIHSGDHPFKCDQCGISFDQQENLKVHMRTHREKPYTCSECGKSFCQKRRFEDHMRIHFGEQPYTCPQCGKGFNNKRRLEEHMRVHTGEKPFTCQHCGRSFNQKGNLNSHMRVHSGEKPFICGHCGKSFRYKASLKCHIDLSHVKE, encoded by the exons atggagtttattaaagaggagagtgaagacatgaggattgaagaaacattcagagtcaaagatactgagacacaaacag ACTTAATGGCACTGAAAGTGGAGAgtcaagtactgaatgaaatggaagagaattATGGTTTCattaatggagaaaaaacctttagttgttcacagactgaaaAGATTTACTCAATAAAAAGAGCTCTAAAGACAGAAGATAAGCCGTACACATGGCGTTTCACACAACCTGGAAACCTTGATGGCCACATGAGcgttcacactagagagaaaccttatgcctgccaacaatgtggaaagcatTTCAGTCAGAAAGGAAGtcttaaaatacatgttttaatgcacactggagagaagcctttcacctgccaacagtgtggaagaagttttaacCGGAAGGGAAACCTCCAtttccacatgagagttcacactggagagagacttctcacctgccaacagtgtggagtaagtttcactcaaaaagaaagctttaacaaacacatgagaattcactctggagatcACCCTTTcaaatgtgatcagtgtggaataagttttgatcaacaagaaaaccttaaagtccacatgagaactcacagagagaaaccctacacatgctctgagtgtggaaagagtttctgtcAAAAACGGCGCTttgaagaccacatgagaattcattttggagagcaaccctacacatgccctcagtgcggaaaggggTTCAATAATAAACGACGCTTAGAagagcacatgagagttcacacaggagagaagcctttcacctgccagcattgtggaagaagtttcaaccaaaaaggaaacctaaacagccacatgagagttcactctggagagaaaccatttatatgtggtcactgtggaaagagtttcagatatAAAGCATCCCTTAAATGCCACATTGATTTGTCACATGTCAAAGAATGA
- the LOC141348481 gene encoding LOW QUALITY PROTEIN: uncharacterized protein (The sequence of the model RefSeq protein was modified relative to this genomic sequence to represent the inferred CDS: substituted 1 base at 1 genomic stop codon) yields the protein MATYKENWQKIVEMVLVQTEPKDVKERQKELLGCWSRMANIQQWTDDSKDAGKLMQCIRMEEKRARGELKEKKQERETCSRWSRSGLDKAIKEKEADLRKWTRVAAIAMILSKCSTVTERPPSYAPTAPMATQMPVFTVREGEVHIKGKEGHCDKKIVVVGGEIEAELNEKDRNVDKEIQRLLIARAVNEEVKRQMGIEEKVRKLRENLSELREEVSKIEEDEEGGQRESCEPHMIQEEKDEEERDTLIVTGYDLDYDYGNKKTGVVTRAMAKQNKGEKERRGGEGGNQTMLRALEGNIPGMFPLIQVGQQQEYKPWGHSDMNAVLLKLPELPRGGQKWLNKVALLTHGVTLAVGDMRALLGAIVTRTKMEQIEREALMDDAENGEPLNRYLNRLSQALGQMFPTPAITYQSIKFKLKAGESAAAYLHRCEGEWEEQTGENPDSNKLCQEFYRQAVIKGVPQAAVSSIENSPEMAGGDSDTWVRHFVHHVDRAVEKAGKEESEIDKLKTQLLKMQIETEKDKSKKKGKEVQQMSVQEQTSQGAPPPQFLQPAAPQPYWQTGASQQYDLDWPPINRGRGMRRGGNMNYRGRGGSAPPLGGCFICGDLSHWRDGCPWKGQPPARGRAPFRGGAPRRGGAVQNTLSWPANQQVPGQCPVWDQAGDAEFYXRGPQRTSRGAKAEPYLQVLVDNKPVRALVDTGATFSTITGGMVEEGALSSKTVRVRGFSGESEKWPLTKPLSIKVAGQTHLHRFLCSANAPSPLLGRDILVKLGVSIFCSPDGIYIRFPNGIIHNCSTKGGLIQGDTGQWVLEKVVDKGADIYWLLLAAPDTSDIEKHTREWTFWMSSKFSLTAPVDPLHCTLYYDREGDEVYMEEFNEVKGQVTVLAGTYLYMGQQGAAVHISLTEEQQGWYEMCETSVPHVTVAVSDNHEARILGPMVKLMSEATDWREELEVGRGLQYSPSTEGYRVRTSTNDTAVYQHETLTRAEGRELSDGKGTQELLKSLPDHLWSEGPEDVGLCDITPVKFQIKTDYLVCDRQYKIKSEAEEGITETILNLVQAGVLCESNSRWNTPILPVLKHSTGKYRMVHDLRKINEIVITPALPTPNPYTILTKLTPAHSYFTCIDLANAFFCIPIDPECRDCLAFTHKGRKYSYNRLPQGFILSPGIFNQELKNILETAQLQPGVLLIQYVDDLLLSAPTAENCITSTGAILRLLAEWGLKVSKTKLQVCRREVTFLGRIVGAQGTGLTMATRQSISSHPKPNTVRDMMSFLGLVGYSRQYIPNFTAQTTTLRNLVKEAGMKNAKSSLKWTFEAEQAFITLKTDLANAAKLQVPDYSVPFHLDVSEKEMSVGGVLFQKQHQQRRVLSYVSAPLDPIERKQPPCARFVAGLAKMIEKTEHIVMGYPLIILSNHSVVSFITSSAFTFSALRQRKLLKTVTAPNITHEHRGINMADLIGEGQPHDCIPLVERDNKIRENMGGVPLTGEVTDLFCDGCCFRKTDGNLSAGYAVVKRSDVGFETMIGEAMNDHPSAQRAELRALICALGLALGQRVNIYSDSAYAVSAALTELPGWARCGFMTSTGKAIKHAQEAAELLQAIHLPNELAIIKCAAHTGGSDFVALGNAAADEAAKKAAGYTDIQMLLTTSDELTSLAPEITVKYVKAQQLAASPEERTSWLGKGAAKDGEGIWRGPNGRLVLPASTAVSVLSEAHSLSHSGEKDMTKRMNAWWHPFMPHLISNVISSCTTCQAFNVKPTLKPTEGHFPTCRGPGHEVVIDFTDMIITVNGKRYVLVMVDSYSGWPEAFACRKEDSVSVIKCLINQYIPKHGFPKIVRSDNGTHFKNEDLAQVERALGLTHRYGAVYHPQSQGKVERMNLTLKQKLAKICADTGMNWLTALPIALMSVRCSINRTTGLTPFELLTGRQFPGPWAPFNKEAGLLPPGDYYDKVRAVINMFSPQNPTSSQDWQQVTEAPQDQWVRLKLMKRKWLSPRWSEPMQVTARTSHCVRLAGKGKTWYHLSSCVSCDSPSRSLQETRVDLRAGQREGEQEEQEAEKEETGESVQPSEANTGTQNYQKDTFTVLERVGDLLEIGEDIPIAHCISADYALGAGVAKQIRHKYGVEQLQKHISTPGQCVLTTHGKKQIFHLVTKWWCRDLPTYKHLGDSLEKLKELCKKNKIQVLAIPKLGCGLDRLNYTKVKEIIESVFKDGDIQIIVLSRDEF from the coding sequence ATGGCGACTTACAAAGAGAATTGGCAGAAGATAGTTGAGATGGTATTGGTGCAGACAGAGCCAAAGGATGTTAAGGAAAGACAGAAAGAGTTATTGGGGTGTTGGTCGCGCATGGCCAATATTCAGCAATGGACCGATGATAGTAAGGATGCAGGCAAATTAATGCAGTGCATTAGAATGGAGGAAAAAAGGGCTCGTGGAGAATTGAAGGAGAAAAAACAGGAGAGAGAAACATGTTCCAGGTGGTCAAGATCAGGATTAGATAAAGCTATAAAAGAAAAAGAGGCTGATTTGAGAAAGTGGACCAGGGTGGCAGCCATTGCCATGATATTAAGTAAATGTTCCACTGTTACTGAAAGGCCTCCCTCATATGCTCCTACCGCCCCTATGGCAACACAGATGCCTGTGTTTACGGTAAGAGAGGGAGAAGTTCACATAAAAGGAAAAGAAGGACACTGTGATAAGAAAATAGTTGTGGTAGGGGGAGAGATAGAAGCTGAATTGAATGAGAAGGACAGAAATGTTGACAAAGAAATACAGAGACTGTTAATCGCTAGGGCGGTTAATGAGGAAGTGAAGAGACAGATGGGTATTGAAGAGAAAGTGAGAAAACTCAGAGAAAACTTGTCTGAACTTAGGGAGGAAGTGAGTAAGATAGAGGAAGACGAAGAGGGGGGTCAAAGGGAGAGCTGTGAGCCACACATGATACAGGAGGAAAAGGATGAAGAGGAAAGAGACACACTGATAGTCACTGGGTATGATCTAGACTATGACTATGGAAATAAGAAAACAGGAGTGGTAACCAGGGCCATGGCTAAACAGAATAAGGGGGAGAAGGAGCGCAGGGGGGGTGAAGGAGGAAACCAAACTATGTTGAGAGCCCTGGAAGGGAATATACCAGGGATGTTCCCTTTAATTCAGGTGGGACAACAACAAGAATATAAACCTTGGGGGCACTCAGATATGAATGCAGTTTTGCTTAAGCTACCAGAACTACCCAGGGGAGGACAGAAATGGCTAAATAAGGTTGCATTGTTAACTCACGGGGTCACTTTGGCAGTGGGTGACATGAGAGCATTATTGGGAGCAATAGTGACTAGAACTAAAATGGAGCAGATAGAGAGAGAAGCCTTAATGGATGATGCAGAAAATGGGGAACCATTAAACAGATATTTAAATAGACTGAGCCAAGCCCTAGGTCAGATGTTCCCCACCCCAGCAATAACCTACCAGAGTATAAAATTCAAACTAAAAGCTGGTGAATCAGCAGCTGCCTATTTGCATAGATGTGAGGGGGAGTGGGAGGAGCAAACTGGAGAAAACCCTGATTCTAATAAACTGTGTCAAGAATTTTACAGACAGGCTGTAATAAAAGGGGTCCCACAAGCTGCTGTTTCTAGCATAGAAAACAGTCCTGAAATGGCAGGGGGAGACAGCGACACGTGGGTGAGACATTTTGTACATCATGTTGATAGAGCTGTAGAGAAAGCAGGAAAGGAAGAGTCAGAAATAGACAAACTTAAGACTCAGTTGTTAAAGATGCAGATAGAAACCGAAAAAGACAAATCTAAAAAGAAAGGGAAGGAAGTGCAGCAAATGTCAGTGCAAGAGCAAACCAGCCAGGGTGCTCCCCCGCCACAGTTTCTACAGCCTGCAGCACCACAGCCCTATTGGCAGACTGGTGCCAGTCAACAATATGACCTGGATTGGCCCCCAATCAATAGGGGCAGGGGAATGAGAAGAGGTGGGAACATGAACTATAGAGGGAGGGGCGGGTCTGCTCCACCATTGGGAGGTTGTTTCATTTGTGGAGATTTGAGTCACTGGAGGGACGGATGCCCATGGAAGGGACAACCTCCTGCAAGGGGACGGGCTCCTTTTAGAGGAGGGGCTCCAAGAAGGGGGGGAGCTGTCCAAAATACACTCTCATGGCCTGCCAACCAACAGGTGCCCGGTCAATGCCCAGTCTGGGACCAGGCAGGTGATGCAGAGTTTTATTGACGAGGCCCACAGAGAACCAGCAGGGGGGCGAAGGCTGAGCCCTACCTACAGGTGCTGGTAGATAACAAGCCTGTAAGGGCCCTGGTGGACACTGGGGCCACTTTCTCTACCATTACAGGGGGCATGGTGGAGGAAGGGGCGCTCTCATCTAAAACAGTGAGAGTGCGAGGGTTCTCTGGGGAGTCAGAAAAATGGCCACTAACAAAGCCGCTGTCAATCAAGGTGGCAGGGCAGACCCACCTTCATAGATTCTTATGTTCCGCAAATGCACCATCACCCTTGCTGGGAAGAGACATTCTAGTAAAATTGGGGGTGAGCATTTTTTGTAGCCCAGATGGCATCTATATAAGATTTCCAAATGGCATTATTCATAACTGTTCTACTAAAGGAGGGCTGATTCAGGGGGATACGGGGCAGTGGGTTCTAGAAAAGGTGGTGGACAAAGGGGCAGACATTTATTGGCTATTGCTGGCAGCACCAGACACCTCAGACATAGAAAAACACACGAGAGAATGGACATTCTGGATGTCATCAAAATTTTCTTTAACAGCCCCTGTGGATCCGCTGCATTGTACATTATACTATGACAGGGAAGGAGACGAGGTGTACATGGAAGAATTTAACGAAGTGAAGGGACAGGTGACAGTGTTAGCTGGAACATATCTTTACATGGGACAACAAGGGGCAGCTGTTCATATTTCCCTTACAGAAGAACAACAGGGATGGTATGAAATGTGCGAAACTTCTGTCCCACATGTCACAGTGGCTGTAAGTGATAACCATGAAGCTAGAATACTAGGTCCAATGGTGAAGCTGATGAGTGAAGCTACAGATTGGAGGGAGGAACTGGAAGTTGGAAGGGGACTGCAGTACTCCCCATCGACAGAGGGTTACAGGGTAAGAACTAGCACAAACGACACTGCTGTTTATCAACATGAAACACTCACCAGAGCAGAGGGGAGGGAACTAAGTGATGGAAAAGGAACTCAGGAACTGTTAAAGTCGTTGCCTGATCACTTGTGGTCAGAAGGCCCAGAGGATGTAGGTCTTTGTGACATCACACCTGTAAAGTTCCAGATAAAGACAGACTATCTGGTTTGTGATAGGCAGTATAAGATTAAATCTGAGGCAGAGGAGGGCATTACTGAAACCATTTTGAATCTCGTACAGGCAGGGGTACTGTGTGAAAGCAATTCAAGGTGGAACACCCCCATACTTCCGGTTCTGAAACATAGCACAGGAAAGTATAGGATGGTACACGACCTAAGAAAAATAAATGAGATTGTGATAACTCCAGCTCTCCCCACTCCAAACCCATATACTATACTGACCAAATTAACTCCAGCACACAGCTACTTTACCTGCATTGATTTGGCAAATGCATTCTTCTGTATCCCCATTGACCCTGAATGCAGGGACTGTTTGGCTTTCACACACAAGGGTAGGAAATACTCATACAACAGGTTACCACAAGGGTTTATTTTATCTCCGGGAATTTTTAACCAAGAACTAAAAAACATACTGGAGACGGCACAACTGCAACCAGGTGTGCTCCTGATACAGTACGTTGACGACCTTTTACTCTCAGCTCCAACGGCTGAAAACTGTATAACGTCAACTGGTGCCATTCTCAGACTATTGGCTGAATGGGGACTAAAGGTGAGCAAAACTAAATTACAAGTATGCAGGAGGGAGGTAACATTTCTGGGAAGAATAGTTGGTGCGCAAGGGACTGGGCTAACCATGGCCACAAGGCAGTCTATCAGCTCTCATCCGAAGCCCAACACTGTGAGGGACATGATGTCCTTTTTAGGGTTGGTGGGGTACAGTAGACAATACATACCCAATTTCACAGCCCAGACAACCACTCTGAGAAATTTAGTGAAGGAAGCAGGAATGAAAAATGCTAAGAGTAGTCTGAAATGGACATTTGAGGCTGAACAGGCATTTATCACACTGAAAACTGATTTGGCTAATGCAGCAAAACTGCAAGTACCTGACTACTCTGTGCCATTCCATTTGGACGTCAGTGAAAAAGAGATGAGTGTGGGTGGGGTGCTATTTCAAAAACAACACCAGCAGCGCAGGGTTTTGTCATATGTGAGTGCCCCCTTGGACCCTATTGAAAGGAAACAACCGCCTTGTGCAAGATTTGTTGCAGGGCTGGCAAAAATGATTGAAAAAACTGAGCATATTGTTATGGGCTATCCCCTGATAATACTGTCTAATCACTCAGTGGTGTCCTTTATTACTTCCTCTGCGTTCACTTTCTCTGCACTAAGACAACGAAAGCTGTTGAAAACCGTCACTGCCCCAAATATCACTCATGAACACAGGGGTATAAACATGGCAGATTTGATAGGAGAGGGACAGCCACATGACTGTATTCCACTGGTAGAGAGGGACAACAAGATTAGAGAAAACATGGGAGGGGTACCATTGACAGGTGAGGTGACGGATCTTTTCTGTGATGGGTGTTGTTTTAGGAAGACTGATGGCAACCTATCTGCAGGGTATGCTGTGGTGAAAAGGTCAGATGTAGGATTTGAAACCATGATAGGTGAGGCCATGAACGACCACCCCTCAGCACAACGGGCTGAACTGCGGGCATTGATATGTGCTCTGGGACTGGCTTTAGGCCAGAGAGTAAACATTTACTCTGACTCAGCGTATGCAGTGTCAGCAGCACTGACTGAACTGCCAGGGTGGGCGAGGTGTGGTTTCATGACCTCAACAGGTAAAGCAATAAAACATGCCCAAGAGGCCGCTGAGCTGCTGCAAGCAATACACCTTCCAAACGAATTGGCTATCATAAAATGTGCAGCACACACAGGGGGGTCTGATTTTGTAGCATTGGGCAACGCAGCAGCTGATGAGGCAGCCAAAAAAGCTGCTGGCTACACTGACATTCAAATGCTTTTAACAACAAGTGATGAGCTGACCTCGTTGGCTCCagaaataacggttaaatatgtGAAAGCACAGCAGTTGGCTGCATCTCCAGAGGAACGCACTTCCTGGTTGGGTAAAGGGGCTGCAAAAGATGGGGAGGGAATTTGGAGAGGTCCAAATGGTAGATTGGTACTACCAGCTTCAACAGCTGTGTCAGTACTGTCAGAGGCTCACAGTCTGAGCCACAGTGGGGAAAAAGACATGACTAAGCGTATGAATGCTTGGTGGCATCCTTTCATGCCTCATCTAATAAGCAACGTTATTTCCTCTTGCACCACCTGCCAAGCATTCAATGTAAAACCAACACTAAAACCTACAGAGGGCCATTTTCCTACATGCAGAGGTCCTGGTCACGAGGTAGTGATTGATTTCACTGACATGATAATAACTGTAAACGGAAAAAGATATGTGCTGGTGATGGTGGACAGTTACAGTGGATGGCCGGAGGCATTTGCATGTAGGAAGGAAGACTCTGTTTCTGTAATTAAATGCCTCATAAACCAATACATACCCAAACATGGATTTCCTAAAATTGTGAGATCAGACAATGGTACACATTTCAAAAATGAAGATTTGGCTCAAGTGGAGCGTGCCCTGGGACTAACGCACAGGTATGGTGCAGTGTACCACCCACAAAGTCAAGGGAAGGTAGAACGCATGAATTTGACTCTAAAACAAAAATTGGCAAAAATTTGTGCTGATACAGGGATGAATTGGTTGACCGCTCTTCCAATAGCTCTAATGTCCGTACGATGCTCTATTAATCGCACCACTGGTTTAACACCTTTTGAACTGTTGACAGGGCGACAGTTTCCTGGGCCATGGGCCCCATTCAATAAGGAAGCTGGCCTATTGCCACCTGGGGATTACTATGACAAAGTAAGGGCGGTAATTAACATGTTTTCTCCCCAGAACCCCACCTCTTCACAGGACTGGCAGCAGGTGACGGAAGCCCCCCAGGATCAGTGGGTAAGACTGAAATTGATGAAACGAAAATGGCTGTCTCCTAGATGGTCAGAGCCCATGCAGGTCACTGCAAGGACTTCACATTGTGTTCGGCTGGCGGGTAAGGGAAAAACTTGGTATCATTTATCATCATGTGTGAGCTGTGATTCTCCTTCCAGGTCGCTGCAGGAGACCAGAGTTGACCTGCGAGCAGGTCAAAGAGAGGGTGAGCAGGAAGAACAGGAAGCAGAAAAGGAAGAAACAGGAGAGTCAGTTCAACCCTCAGAAGCCAATACAGGGACACAAAATTATCAAAAAGACACTTTTACTGTTCTAGAGAGGGTGGGAGACCTGCTGGAAATTGGCGAAGACATTCCAATTGCACACTGCATTAGCGCAGACTATGCACTAGGGGCGGGTGTAGCAAAGCAAATAAGACACAAATACGGGGTAGAACAGTTGCAGAAACATATTAGCACCCCGGGTCAGTGTGTGTTGACCACACACGGAAAGAAACAGATATTTCATCTGGTTACTAAGTGGTGGTGCAGGGACCTGCCCACATACAAACACTTAGGAGATAGCCTAGAAAAGCTCAAGGAGCTGTGCAAGAAAAACAAAATACAGGTGTTGGCTATACCAAAATTGGGCTGTGGGTTGGACAGGTTAAACTACACCAAAGTCAAGGAAATAATTGAAAGTGTGTTCAAAGACGGGGACATACAAATAATTGTACTGAGCAGAGATGAATTTTAA